AGTCGCCGATCATCACGGCCTCGCGCGGACTCACGCCGAGCAGCTCGCAGGCATGGACCAGCATCGCCGGATCGGGCTTCTTCACCGGCAGCGTGTCGCCGCTGACGACGGCCTGGAAATAGCGGGCGATGTCCATGCGTTCGAGCAGCGGCAGGGTGAAATCGCCCGCCTTGTTGGTCACCACCGCCAGCCGGAAGCCGCGCGCGGCCATCGCCTCCAGGGTTTCGACGACCCCCGGATAGGCGCGCGTGCCGAGACCGTTGACCACGGTGTAATGGCGCCGGAAGACCGGGATCGCAGCGTCGATCTCGGCTTCGCTCGCTTCCGCGTTCTCGGTGAGGCAACGCCGCACGAGGTTGGGCAGGCCTTTGCCGACGAAGCTGTGGATTTCCTCCAACGGGCGTTGCGGCCGACCGAGTTCGGCGAGCATGCGGTTGGCTGCTTCGGCGAGGTCGCCGATGGTGTCGAGCAGCGTGCCGTCGAGGTCGAACAGCACTGCGCGGGCGGGAAAATGCGTCATCGCGTTCGCTCAGCCCGGGGCGCCGACCGCGGCAAGCTCGGCACGCAGCGCGCCGATCACGCCGTCGTAGCGGTTGGGGTCGCTGTCCTTGCCCGCACCGAACACGGCGGAACCCGCGACGAAGGTGTCCGCGCCCGCACGGGCAATCTCCGCGATGTTGTCCACCTTCACGCCGCCGTCGATCTCCAGCAGGATGCGGCGGCCGCTCTGCGCCTCGTAGGCGTCGAGCCTTGCACGCGCGGCACGCAGCTTGTTGAGCGTTTCGGGAATGAACTTCTGCCCGCCGAAACCGGGGTTTACGCTCATCAGCAGCACCACGTCGAGCTTGTCCATGACGTGGTCCATGTAGTGCAGCGGGGTGGCTGGGTTGAACACCAGGCCGGCCTGGCAGCCGGAGTCACGGATCAGGCCGAGACTGCGGTCGATGTGCTCGGAAGCCTCGGGATGGAAGGTGATGATGTTGGCGCCGGCCTTGGCGAAGTCGGGAATGATGCGGTCGACCGGCTTCACCATCAGATGGACGTCGATCGGCGCGGTGGTGACCGGGCGCAAGGCCTCGCACACCAGCGGGCCGATGGTGAGATTGGGGACGTAATGGTTGTCCATCACGTCGAAGTGGATCCAGTCCGCGCCGGACGCCACGACCTGGCTCACTTCCTCGCCGAGTCGCGCGAAGTTGGCGGATAGGATGCTGGGGGCGATGCGGAACATGGGGAACTCCAGAAGCGGAAGGGCGGCATTCTAACCGCCCCGCCGCTGGCCCGCGATCAGCGCAGGCAGACCTTGCGTACCTGCTTGAGGTCGGTGATGCCCCCCAGCACCTTCTCGATGCCGTCCTGGCGCAGGGTGCGCATGCCGTCCTGCAGCGCAACCGCCAGCATCTGGGCGAGGTGGCCGCGCCCCTGGATCACGCGCTTGATCGCCTCCGTGCCGACCATCAGCTCATGCAGGCCGACACGGCCGCGGTAGCCGTGATTGCACTCCGGGCAGCCCACCGCGCGATACAGCGTAAACCGCCCTTCGCCATCGGCATGGTGCGCCCGCCATTGCGACAGGACCTCGGCCCGGGCGCCTTCCGGGTCGGCCTGGAAGGCGGCGGTGAGGTGCATGTCGGCGCAGTACTCGTCGAGCAGGTGCTCGATCTCAGCATCTTCCGCGATATAGGCCTGGCGGCAGTGCCGGCACAAGCGCTTGGCCAGGCGCTGCGCGAGCACGCCGAGCAGCGCATCCGAGAAATTGAACGGATCCATCCCCATGTCGAGCAGCCGGATGACCGACTCCGGCGCGCTGTTGGTGTGCAGCGTCGACAGCACGAGGTGGCCGGTGAGCGACGCCTCGATG
Above is a window of Azoarcus olearius DNA encoding:
- the rpe gene encoding ribulose-phosphate 3-epimerase — protein: MFRIAPSILSANFARLGEEVSQVVASGADWIHFDVMDNHYVPNLTIGPLVCEALRPVTTAPIDVHLMVKPVDRIIPDFAKAGANIITFHPEASEHIDRSLGLIRDSGCQAGLVFNPATPLHYMDHVMDKLDVVLLMSVNPGFGGQKFIPETLNKLRAARARLDAYEAQSGRRILLEIDGGVKVDNIAEIARAGADTFVAGSAVFGAGKDSDPNRYDGVIGALRAELAAVGAPG
- a CDS encoding phosphoglycolate phosphatase; translated protein: MTHFPARAVLFDLDGTLLDTIGDLAEAANRMLAELGRPQRPLEEIHSFVGKGLPNLVRRCLTENAEASEAEIDAAIPVFRRHYTVVNGLGTRAYPGVVETLEAMAARGFRLAVVTNKAGDFTLPLLERMDIARYFQAVVSGDTLPVKKPDPAMLVHACELLGVSPREAVMIGDSANDALAARAAGMPVLLVSYGYSEGMPVDTIECDGLLSDALQALDHIIPA